One genomic segment of Candidatus Latescibacterota bacterium includes these proteins:
- a CDS encoding T9SS type A sorting domain-containing protein: MTRVRVAIVLLAVLAGAALAQEAPSTDKVLLGGPNAVPRCGFRAQLGERSGEGQAGQTEWDVRYYTIDATVDFAALQLDGTVTAYVTPVAAVDSLVLDALDTLTPSAVRVDGSPALWRRLDDATLSIATPGATVGVESVVEVDYVALPNQTDFGAFWFPEYQDDDGNRFRSCQTMTETQNAGAWWPCIDRLTHKPDSLALAITVPDSMVVASNGVLEGIDASAGMRTYRWRERHPIATYLVSITIAPFVAAGDGTPWTESYDLGGGATMPLQWFIRPHHEDEAQRNLPLISDMLDAFRGHFGEYPFEDEKYGVAEFSFGGGMEHQTISSIGSASIASGDSANYVQPHELAHQWFGDRISPATWEDIWLNEGFATYAEALYYEHLGRYAAGEYLFRYRRLPSDILFSGTIVDPEYTFNTTVYWKGAWVLHMLRQRMGDAAFFTLLQDWAASDPPGGIAGTQDFIDAAKAHSAPAEGSALDQFFQRWLYGTGRPVYAWAWDAANVGGEWELSVELQQVQGGELFSDSLDLQVGFASGDPIMQRVAPSEAINRYTWTFATEPTDLTLDPDHRLLHNAIPGPALDAPLALLDPYPNPFSGSFGTSISLALRRSGPLTVEVVDVLGRRVESLFDGHHEAGALNVDWRGRDDDGALQAGGVYFLRVRLGDYSETRKLVFLAGD; encoded by the coding sequence ATGACCCGCGTCCGCGTCGCCATCGTGCTGCTCGCCGTCCTCGCCGGCGCGGCGCTGGCCCAGGAAGCGCCGAGCACCGACAAGGTCCTGCTGGGCGGGCCGAACGCCGTCCCGCGCTGCGGTTTCCGCGCCCAGCTGGGCGAGCGCAGCGGGGAGGGGCAGGCCGGGCAGACCGAGTGGGACGTCCGCTACTACACCATCGACGCGACCGTGGACTTCGCCGCGCTCCAGCTCGACGGCACCGTCACCGCCTACGTGACCCCCGTCGCTGCGGTGGACAGCCTGGTCCTCGACGCCCTGGACACGCTCACCCCCAGCGCGGTGCGCGTGGACGGCAGCCCGGCGCTCTGGCGCCGCCTCGACGACGCCACGCTCTCCATCGCGACGCCGGGCGCCACGGTGGGCGTGGAGTCCGTGGTGGAAGTGGACTACGTCGCCCTGCCCAACCAGACCGACTTCGGCGCCTTCTGGTTCCCCGAGTACCAGGACGACGACGGCAACCGCTTCCGCAGCTGCCAGACCATGACCGAAACGCAGAACGCCGGCGCCTGGTGGCCCTGCATCGACCGCCTGACGCACAAGCCCGACTCGCTGGCGCTGGCGATCACGGTGCCGGATTCGATGGTCGTCGCCTCCAACGGCGTGCTGGAGGGGATCGACGCGAGCGCGGGCATGCGCACCTACCGCTGGCGCGAGCGGCACCCCATCGCCACCTACCTCGTCTCGATCACCATCGCGCCCTTCGTCGCGGCGGGCGACGGCACGCCCTGGACCGAGAGCTACGACCTCGGCGGCGGCGCGACGATGCCGCTGCAGTGGTTCATCCGGCCGCACCACGAGGACGAGGCGCAGCGCAACCTGCCGCTCATCAGCGACATGCTCGACGCCTTCCGCGGCCACTTCGGCGAGTACCCCTTCGAGGACGAGAAGTACGGCGTGGCGGAGTTCAGCTTCGGCGGCGGCATGGAGCACCAGACGATCAGCAGTATCGGCAGCGCGAGCATCGCCTCCGGCGACAGCGCGAACTACGTCCAGCCCCACGAGCTGGCGCACCAGTGGTTCGGCGACCGGATCAGCCCCGCCACCTGGGAGGACATCTGGCTCAACGAGGGCTTCGCCACCTACGCCGAGGCGCTCTACTACGAGCACCTCGGGCGCTACGCGGCGGGTGAGTACCTGTTCCGCTACCGCCGTCTGCCCAGCGACATCCTCTTCTCGGGGACGATCGTGGACCCCGAGTACACGTTCAACACCACCGTCTACTGGAAGGGCGCCTGGGTGCTGCACATGCTTCGCCAGCGGATGGGCGACGCGGCCTTCTTCACCCTGCTCCAGGACTGGGCCGCGTCCGATCCTCCCGGCGGCATCGCGGGCACGCAGGACTTCATCGACGCGGCGAAGGCCCACAGCGCGCCCGCCGAGGGCTCCGCGCTCGACCAGTTCTTCCAGCGCTGGCTCTACGGGACGGGCCGCCCCGTCTACGCCTGGGCCTGGGACGCCGCGAACGTCGGCGGCGAGTGGGAGCTCAGCGTGGAGCTGCAGCAGGTCCAGGGTGGCGAGCTCTTCTCCGACTCCCTGGATCTGCAGGTGGGGTTCGCGAGCGGCGATCCCATCATGCAGCGCGTGGCGCCGAGCGAGGCGATCAATCGCTACACGTGGACCTTCGCGACCGAACCGACGGACCTCACGCTCGACCCCGACCACCGCCTGCTGCACAACGCGATCCCCGGCCCCGCGCTCGACGCCCCGCTCGCCCTCCTCGACCCCTATCCCAATCCCTTCAGCGGCAGCTTCGGCACGAGCATCAGCCTCGCGCTGCGGCGAAGCGGACCGTTGACGGTGGAGGTCGTGGACGTGCTCGGCCGCCGCGTCGAGAGCCTCTTCGACGGCCATCACGAGGCCGGCGCCCTGAACGTCGACTGGCGCGGGCGCGACGACGACGGCGCCCTCCAGGCGGGCGGCGTCTACTTCCTCAGGGTGCGGCTGGGCGACTACAGCGAGACGCGCAAGCTCGTCTTCCTCGCCGGCGACTAG
- a CDS encoding cupin domain-containing protein: protein MQALGKAEIGERLKRYRLEKKLTLKEIEALSGVSATHISEIERGKSSPTVGALTRIAKAMGTEAAYFVEAEELPQVNLLGAGSRRRYRFMEPPVSIESLSGSVPHSRMSVMLMTWDKGAVSTGEVNRHEGEEFILVRKGILEVYVEEERYILKEGDSLHYHASSPHRIENIGDAACEALVVTVPSFKI from the coding sequence ATGCAAGCCCTGGGCAAGGCCGAGATCGGCGAGCGCCTGAAGCGCTACCGTCTCGAGAAGAAGCTCACGCTCAAGGAGATCGAAGCGCTGAGCGGCGTGTCCGCGACGCACATCTCGGAGATCGAACGCGGAAAGTCCAGTCCGACGGTCGGCGCCCTCACCCGGATCGCCAAGGCCATGGGGACCGAGGCCGCCTACTTCGTCGAGGCGGAGGAACTGCCGCAGGTGAACCTGCTGGGCGCCGGCAGCCGCAGACGCTACCGCTTCATGGAGCCGCCGGTCTCCATCGAGTCCCTCTCGGGCAGCGTTCCGCACTCGCGCATGTCCGTGATGCTCATGACCTGGGACAAGGGAGCGGTGTCCACGGGCGAGGTGAATCGCCACGAGGGCGAGGAGTTCATCCTCGTGCGCAAGGGCATCCTCGAAGTGTACGTGGAGGAGGAGCGCTACATCCTCAAGGAGGGTGACAGCCTGCACTACCACGCGTCGAGTCCGCACCGCATCGAGAACATCGGCGACGCAGCCTGCGAGGCACTGGTGGTCACCGTGCCCAGCTTCAAGATCTAG
- a CDS encoding glycosyltransferase family 9 protein — protein MKTLLIRFGSLGDLVLTLPALRDLEASEPGPEHERHFLTLEPWSSLLAPIDTLRRVWSFPRGGDRRALTGLARALDDEGFDRVLDFHVNLRSRLLRRRLATPPAGWWSTPRHDLRRRAMLSRPGWPSAWRPRAPLTPVWQRHRETVRRAFGTAYRQSAGCAGPVYPLDAELRRSVDAELASLGLATADDPVLVAPGAAWPAKTWPHVDALVNGLRGWLPVLLVGGPDDRRLAASLAGEGVVDYTGDRPLPRVAAALSRGRVLVGGDSGLAHLAEAVGVPVLTLFGPTVPAFGFGPRLADSRVLERPLACRPCALHGEKPCRYGHADCLRAIDAPRVLAELERMGVLS, from the coding sequence ATGAAGACACTCCTCATCCGCTTCGGCTCCCTGGGCGACCTCGTGCTCACGCTCCCGGCGCTGCGCGATCTGGAGGCCAGCGAGCCGGGACCCGAGCACGAGCGGCACTTCCTCACGCTCGAGCCGTGGAGTTCGCTGCTCGCCCCCATCGACACCCTGCGACGCGTGTGGAGCTTTCCCCGTGGCGGCGACCGCCGCGCGCTGACGGGGCTCGCGCGCGCGCTGGACGACGAGGGCTTCGACCGCGTGCTGGACTTCCACGTGAACCTGCGCAGCCGGCTGCTCCGCCGCCGCCTGGCCACGCCGCCGGCGGGCTGGTGGAGCACGCCGCGCCACGATCTCCGCCGGCGCGCGATGCTCTCGCGCCCCGGCTGGCCGTCGGCCTGGCGACCGCGCGCGCCGCTCACGCCCGTGTGGCAGCGGCATCGCGAGACGGTCCGCCGCGCCTTCGGCACGGCCTACCGGCAATCGGCGGGCTGTGCGGGTCCCGTCTATCCGCTGGACGCGGAGCTGCGCCGAAGCGTGGACGCCGAGCTGGCCAGCCTGGGACTCGCCACGGCGGACGACCCCGTGCTCGTCGCGCCCGGCGCGGCCTGGCCCGCCAAGACCTGGCCCCACGTCGACGCGCTCGTGAACGGACTGCGCGGCTGGCTGCCCGTGCTGCTGGTGGGCGGGCCCGACGACCGGCGTCTCGCCGCCAGTCTCGCCGGCGAGGGCGTCGTGGACTACACCGGCGACCGGCCGCTGCCGCGCGTCGCTGCGGCGTTGTCCCGCGGCCGCGTGCTGGTCGGCGGCGACAGCGGCCTCGCCCACCTCGCCGAAGCCGTGGGCGTGCCCGTGCTGACGCTCTTCGGTCCCACCGTGCCCGCCTTCGGCTTTGGCCCGCGACTCGCGGACAGCCGGGTGCTCGAACGGCCGCTGGCCTGCCGGCCCTGCGCGCTGCACGGCGAGAAGCCCTGCCGCTACGGTCACGCCGACTGCCTCCGCGCCATCGACGCCCCCAGGGTGCTCGCCGAACTCGAGCGCATGGGAGTGCTGTCGTGA
- a CDS encoding HlyC/CorC family transporter: MTVNLVLAGICIALLGASAFFSGSETALFALDPRQRHELARSTDPAARRVTTLLRELGTVLVTLLVGNTMVNIFLAVLSTRLILRTLGPEHGPLVSLVGVTGVLVIFGEILPKSVAVNSPRRYAMRVSGPLARTRRLLSGPTRLFRRISRLVLDVLDRVVPGDRLEMQGDEMLGLLSLGEESGSFGARERQLAEGVFQLGDLSVEDVMTPRVDLFLLDAATPAGEAAAAMRRTGHSLAPVTGETSDHVLGLVQALALLAEDDPARPVGELVTPAEYCPETQKAGSLLMELLEKGAPLAVVLDEYGALAGLATLEDLFEVVVGDIRDSHDSESLRYHMPTPNTLIASSRLPAERVKELLGVALSPGSAETLGGRLMEALGEVPEIGRPYALDGLVWTVLSARGPALGTLRLERRP; this comes from the coding sequence GTGACCGTCAACCTGGTGCTCGCCGGAATCTGCATCGCGCTGCTGGGCGCCTCGGCCTTCTTCTCCGGATCGGAGACCGCGCTCTTCGCGCTCGATCCCCGGCAGCGCCACGAGCTCGCGCGGAGCACCGATCCCGCGGCGCGCCGCGTGACGACGCTGCTGCGCGAGCTGGGCACCGTGCTCGTCACGCTGCTGGTGGGCAACACGATGGTGAACATCTTCCTGGCGGTGCTGTCGACGCGGCTCATCCTGCGCACGCTGGGACCCGAGCACGGCCCGCTGGTGAGCCTGGTGGGCGTGACCGGCGTGCTCGTCATCTTCGGAGAGATCCTGCCCAAGAGCGTGGCCGTGAACTCGCCGCGGCGCTACGCGATGCGGGTGAGCGGGCCGCTGGCCCGCACGCGCCGCCTGCTGAGCGGTCCCACGCGGCTCTTCCGTCGCATCAGCCGTCTCGTGCTCGACGTGCTCGACCGCGTCGTGCCCGGCGACCGCCTCGAGATGCAGGGCGACGAGATGCTCGGCCTGCTGAGCCTCGGCGAGGAGAGCGGCAGCTTCGGGGCGCGGGAGCGCCAGCTGGCGGAGGGGGTCTTCCAGCTCGGCGACCTGTCCGTGGAGGACGTGATGACGCCGCGCGTGGACCTCTTCCTGCTCGACGCCGCCACGCCCGCCGGGGAGGCGGCGGCGGCGATGCGCCGCACCGGGCACAGCCTCGCGCCCGTGACGGGCGAGACCAGCGATCACGTCCTCGGCCTGGTGCAGGCCCTGGCGCTGCTCGCCGAAGACGACCCCGCGCGCCCCGTGGGCGAGCTGGTGACACCGGCGGAGTACTGTCCCGAGACGCAGAAGGCGGGCTCCCTGCTCATGGAGCTGCTGGAGAAGGGCGCGCCGCTGGCCGTCGTGCTCGACGAGTACGGCGCCCTCGCGGGGCTGGCCACGCTCGAGGACCTCTTCGAGGTCGTGGTGGGAGACATCCGCGACAGCCACGACAGCGAAAGCCTCCGCTACCACATGCCCACGCCGAACACGCTGATCGCCTCGAGCCGCCTGCCCGCCGAGCGCGTGAAGGAACTGCTGGGTGTCGCGCTCAGCCCGGGCAGCGCCGAGACCCTGGGTGGGCGCCTCATGGAGGCCCTGGGCGAGGTGCCGGAGATCGGCAGGCCCTACGCGCTCGACGGCCTCGTGTGGACGGTCCTGTCGGCCCGCGGGCCGGCCCTCGGCACGCTGCGCCTGGAGCGTCGTCCATGA
- a CDS encoding outer membrane beta-barrel protein, with protein MRRRLPLLRLLALCALVVSASSASATSPPGAGSESLMPTGPRWSVGAMVATYAGPSHSNLLFRTNDIMAVMGSDPGTRIGDFDSGLPVGLRAFWRYRRAISFAATYSTSSYSSAATFDPRGWSSPRELKTRLHELDLTLHYGLEFVRSELLQPYVGFGVGIMAADSRLGIDLLNVGGVTDAEDVPLPDRHFEVKATDTTLAYMGLAGLIYRFASRMSINAEIQGIMGDIRQTFDYEGSLQYLAREGVIDPAAIEDWGTNDILGGSYPLDLVGVRLSVGLLVTL; from the coding sequence ATGCGCCGACGGCTGCCCTTGCTTCGCCTGCTCGCTCTCTGTGCCCTCGTCGTCTCGGCCAGCTCGGCCTCCGCGACTTCGCCGCCCGGGGCCGGCAGCGAGTCCCTGATGCCCACCGGTCCACGCTGGAGCGTCGGCGCGATGGTGGCCACCTACGCCGGACCCAGCCACTCGAACCTGCTGTTCAGGACCAACGACATCATGGCCGTGATGGGCAGCGACCCGGGCACGCGCATCGGCGACTTCGACTCCGGACTCCCGGTGGGCCTGCGCGCGTTCTGGCGCTACCGGCGCGCCATCAGCTTCGCGGCCACCTACAGCACCTCGAGCTACTCGAGCGCGGCGACCTTCGATCCGCGCGGCTGGTCCTCGCCGCGCGAACTCAAGACCCGCCTCCACGAGCTGGACCTGACGCTGCACTACGGACTGGAGTTCGTGCGCAGCGAGCTGCTGCAGCCCTACGTGGGCTTCGGCGTCGGCATCATGGCCGCCGACAGCCGTCTCGGCATCGACCTGCTGAACGTCGGCGGCGTGACCGACGCGGAGGACGTCCCCCTGCCCGATCGGCACTTCGAGGTGAAGGCCACCGACACCACGCTCGCCTACATGGGGCTGGCCGGCCTGATCTACCGCTTCGCCTCGCGCATGTCCATCAACGCCGAGATCCAGGGCATCATGGGCGACATCCGTCAGACCTTCGACTACGAGGGCTCGCTCCAGTACCTCGCGCGGGAAGGGGTCATCGACCCGGCGGCCATCGAGGACTGGGGCACCAACGACATCCTCGGCGGCTCCTATCCGCTGGACCTCGTGGGTGTGCGCCTCTCCGTCGGCCTGCTCGTGACGCTCTGA
- a CDS encoding helix-turn-helix transcriptional regulator produces the protein MEIQELGARIKRIRKGKSMTLKDIEARSHVSATHISEIERGKTSPTIGALSRIAAALGKDTAFFLETQNLDDVSHIKYEERAKEGFKSAKGFFQRLTRGIPGGRLQVYRLHLDPGAELKYSHPSQEGEATMVLEQGRLEFTVEDESFTMGPGDSMHFTEIFAPAVRNLSTTDPADLVLISIRRHSIDTL, from the coding sequence ATGGAGATCCAGGAACTGGGCGCGCGCATCAAGCGCATCCGCAAGGGCAAGAGCATGACGCTCAAGGACATCGAGGCGCGCAGCCACGTGTCGGCCACGCACATCTCGGAGATCGAGCGCGGCAAGACCAGCCCGACGATCGGCGCCCTCTCGCGCATCGCGGCGGCGCTCGGCAAGGACACGGCCTTCTTCCTCGAGACGCAGAACCTCGACGACGTGAGCCACATCAAGTACGAGGAGCGCGCGAAGGAGGGCTTCAAGTCGGCCAAGGGCTTCTTCCAGCGCTTGACCCGCGGCATTCCCGGCGGCAGGTTGCAGGTCTACCGCCTGCATCTCGACCCCGGGGCGGAACTCAAGTACAGCCACCCGTCCCAGGAGGGGGAGGCCACCATGGTGCTCGAGCAGGGACGGCTCGAGTTCACCGTCGAGGACGAGAGCTTCACCATGGGGCCCGGCGACAGCATGCACTTCACGGAGATCTTCGCGCCCGCGGTGCGCAACCTCTCGACGACGGACCCGGCGGATCTGGTCCTGATCAGCATCCGCCGTCACAGCATCGACACGCTGTAG
- a CDS encoding DUF1844 domain-containing protein, which produces MSQPDSRDLLFLSLIFNLQAAAMQQLGKMVSPLSGKIERDLAAAKQSIDLLESLERKTRGNLSADEARAMQDILTTLRLNYVDELKRGETPDETPAPPAQNDEAAGGATS; this is translated from the coding sequence GTGAGCCAGCCCGATTCCCGCGATCTGCTCTTCCTCAGTCTCATCTTCAACCTGCAGGCCGCCGCCATGCAGCAGCTCGGGAAGATGGTCAGCCCGCTCAGCGGCAAGATCGAGCGCGACCTCGCCGCCGCGAAGCAGAGCATCGATCTGCTGGAGAGCCTCGAGCGCAAGACCCGGGGCAACCTCAGCGCCGACGAAGCGCGGGCCATGCAGGACATCCTGACCACCCTGCGCCTGAACTACGTCGACGAGCTGAAGCGCGGCGAGACGCCGGACGAGACCCCGGCACCGCCGGCGCAGAACGACGAGGCCGCCGGTGGCGCGACGTCCTGA
- the nth gene encoding endonuclease III, which yields MSAPRSQSSPWKPREGKARRAARAARVFGALDALYPDAHCSLDFRSPYQLWVATVLSAQCTDERVNRVTPALFAAAPDVDALDALPAGRVEDLIRSTGFFRNKARNLKAAAARIRAEHGGRLPDTLDELTALPGVGRKTANVILGNAWGVPGFPVDTHVGRLARRLGLTPHEDPVKVEMDLCALAPPERWTRLSHQLIQHGRLVCQARKARCEDCALAPDCPSAAPA from the coding sequence ATGTCCGCACCTCGATCGCAGTCCTCGCCCTGGAAGCCGCGCGAAGGCAAGGCCCGACGCGCCGCGCGCGCCGCGCGCGTCTTCGGCGCGCTGGATGCCCTCTACCCCGACGCCCACTGCAGCCTGGACTTCCGCAGCCCCTATCAGCTCTGGGTGGCCACGGTGCTCAGCGCGCAGTGCACCGACGAGCGCGTCAACCGGGTGACGCCGGCGCTCTTCGCCGCCGCGCCGGACGTGGACGCCCTCGACGCCCTGCCCGCCGGGCGCGTGGAGGACCTCATCCGCAGCACGGGCTTCTTCCGCAACAAGGCGCGCAACCTCAAGGCCGCGGCGGCGCGGATCCGCGCGGAGCACGGCGGCCGTCTGCCCGACACCCTCGACGAACTCACGGCGCTGCCCGGCGTGGGGCGCAAGACGGCGAACGTCATCCTGGGCAACGCCTGGGGGGTGCCGGGCTTTCCCGTGGACACGCACGTGGGACGCCTCGCCCGGCGGCTCGGCCTGACGCCCCACGAGGATCCCGTGAAGGTGGAGATGGATCTCTGCGCGCTGGCGCCGCCGGAGCGCTGGACGCGGCTCAGCCACCAGCTGATCCAGCACGGGCGGCTCGTCTGCCAGGCGCGCAAGGCGCGCTGCGAGGACTGCGCGCTGGCGCCCGACTGTCCGTCGGCGGCGCCGGCCTAG
- the mazG gene encoding nucleoside triphosphate pyrophosphohydrolase yields MSTRPDAHDAPRLPDAALARLWGTLDRLLAPDGCPWDREQRLPDLARHLIDEGHEWLEACEQDDPAGTVAELGDLAYLLLFGLQRLARDRGQAAAEAALDGIDAKLRRRHPQLFPGADGALAAPVADSAAQLRVWEQVKRAERDAEGAPPGLLKPLPRSLGALARSHRYQEKAAGVGFDWDGPAGVLEKLDEELAELRRELAALPADVPGGTASPSARYRGQLDPAGLVRASDELGDVLFVLANLARWLGLDAEAVAEQANAKFLRRFAAMEAGLAAAGTSLEDADLARMEAEWQRVKGRERGD; encoded by the coding sequence ATGTCCACTCGACCCGACGCGCACGATGCCCCCCGCCTCCCCGACGCGGCGCTCGCCCGGCTCTGGGGCACGCTGGACCGCCTCCTCGCGCCGGACGGCTGCCCGTGGGACCGGGAGCAGCGCCTCCCCGACCTGGCGCGCCACCTGATCGACGAGGGCCACGAATGGCTCGAGGCCTGCGAGCAGGATGACCCCGCCGGCACGGTCGCCGAGCTCGGCGACCTCGCCTACCTGCTGCTCTTCGGGCTGCAGCGCCTCGCCCGCGACCGCGGGCAGGCCGCCGCCGAGGCGGCGCTCGACGGCATCGACGCCAAGCTCCGCCGCCGTCACCCGCAGCTGTTTCCGGGCGCCGACGGCGCGCTCGCCGCGCCCGTGGCGGACAGCGCCGCCCAGCTTCGCGTCTGGGAGCAGGTGAAGCGCGCCGAGCGCGACGCCGAGGGCGCGCCGCCCGGGCTGCTCAAGCCGCTGCCGCGCAGCCTGGGCGCGCTGGCGCGGAGCCATCGCTACCAGGAGAAGGCCGCGGGCGTGGGCTTCGACTGGGACGGCCCCGCCGGCGTGCTCGAGAAGCTCGACGAGGAGCTCGCCGAGCTGCGCCGTGAGCTGGCCGCTCTCCCCGCGGACGTCCCCGGCGGCACGGCCAGCCCCTCCGCGCGCTATCGCGGGCAGCTCGACCCCGCCGGGCTCGTGCGCGCGAGCGACGAGCTGGGCGACGTGCTCTTCGTGCTCGCCAACCTCGCCCGCTGGCTCGGCCTCGACGCCGAAGCGGTGGCCGAGCAGGCCAACGCCAAGTTCCTGCGCCGGTTCGCGGCCATGGAGGCCGGGCTGGCCGCCGCGGGCACGTCGCTGGAGGACGCCGATCTGGCGCGCATGGAGGCCGAGTGGCAGCGCGTCAAGGGACGCGAGCGCGGGGACTAG
- a CDS encoding DUF21 domain-containing protein, with amino-acid sequence MSMSLWLLLLLLALTGTAYFSGSETAVVTAGRLRHRAERDRGRRMAALAERLYRRPEHTLSVLLLGTNLVNVLASIAALILTEAALERWGLHVSAFWSDLLSALWVSPLVLLLGEILPKSVGHHYAFRLSRLSAPLLLAFYTVLLPLVWLIDGILWVLHRLPGLRGGDSMDQVSWDTVRLHLEAARAAGVVAVEQERAIQRIGLLGGLDAERLMRPLDSLCLFPASGSVDDLRRLLVETGSREAFLYEGRRTRIAGVLPARRLLGRGGEPDLRALQSPLVSLHRQIPALEILDTLQPTGRKLAVVADTAGEARGVVFLEDLLRELLLKAPREWDSEVLNSAG; translated from the coding sequence ATGAGCATGTCGCTCTGGCTGCTCCTGCTGCTGCTCGCCCTGACGGGCACGGCCTACTTCTCCGGCAGCGAGACCGCCGTGGTCACGGCCGGCCGGCTGCGCCACCGCGCCGAGCGCGACCGCGGCCGGCGCATGGCGGCGCTGGCGGAGCGCCTCTACCGTCGCCCCGAGCACACGCTGTCGGTGCTGCTGCTGGGCACGAACCTCGTGAACGTGCTCGCCTCGATCGCGGCGCTGATTCTCACCGAGGCCGCGCTCGAGCGCTGGGGTCTGCACGTCTCCGCCTTCTGGAGCGATCTGCTCTCCGCGCTCTGGGTCTCGCCGCTGGTCCTGCTGCTCGGCGAGATCCTGCCCAAGAGCGTCGGCCACCACTACGCCTTCCGCCTGTCGCGGCTGAGCGCGCCGCTGCTGCTCGCGTTCTACACCGTGCTCCTGCCCCTGGTCTGGCTGATCGACGGCATCCTCTGGGTCCTCCATCGCCTGCCCGGGCTGCGGGGCGGCGACTCCATGGACCAGGTGTCCTGGGACACGGTGCGCCTCCACCTGGAGGCCGCGCGCGCGGCCGGGGTGGTGGCCGTCGAGCAGGAGCGGGCGATCCAGCGGATCGGGCTGCTGGGCGGTCTCGACGCCGAGCGGCTCATGCGCCCGCTCGACTCGCTCTGCCTCTTCCCGGCCAGCGGCAGCGTCGACGATCTGCGCCGGCTGCTGGTGGAGACCGGCAGCCGCGAGGCCTTCCTCTACGAGGGGCGGCGGACGCGCATCGCCGGCGTGCTCCCCGCCCGGCGCCTGCTGGGGCGTGGGGGCGAGCCGGACCTGCGCGCGCTGCAGAGCCCGCTGGTCTCCCTCCACCGCCAGATCCCCGCGCTGGAGATCCTGGACACCCTGCAGCCCACGGGCCGCAAGCTCGCCGTCGTCGCCGACACGGCGGGCGAGGCGCGCGGCGTGGTCTTCCTGGAGGACCTCCTGCGGGAGCTGCTCCTGAAGGCGCCCCGCGAGTGGGACAGCGAGGTCCTCAACTCCGCTGGGTGA
- a CDS encoding hybrid sensor histidine kinase/response regulator, whose protein sequence is MEQPPDATGLHAHDLRHYLSLLACDLRLTRERLAETAEDAPARATALAGLLARLDAGLAELDASLRGHRGPAPVTAPDGDLAPLVERLWRSFLRAGRLRPGKAALHLARPLLWPGDPKQWQSLVMNLLENACKAAPDGPVRLEADGERLSVSNGGAPPAEALLRALADGVAPPARADGHGQGLGLILAAASALHLRVEPALEPGRFTLNLFRAVAGAPSLLLVEDDEDLRAMLAEYLRAEGFRVEASADAAELAPAAGRYRAVVADLNLPGTGGGALLAAWRAADPGLVTVLLTGDSEAQERDWPGVDAVLIKPGLGRLLELLAPLKGDGR, encoded by the coding sequence ATGGAGCAACCCCCCGACGCCACGGGCCTGCACGCCCACGACCTCCGCCACTACCTCAGCCTGCTGGCCTGCGATCTCCGCCTCACCCGCGAGCGACTGGCCGAGACGGCCGAGGACGCCCCCGCGCGCGCCACGGCGCTGGCCGGGCTCCTGGCCCGACTCGACGCGGGCCTCGCCGAACTCGACGCGTCCCTGCGCGGGCATCGCGGCCCGGCGCCGGTCACCGCCCCGGACGGCGACCTCGCGCCGCTGGTCGAACGCCTCTGGCGTTCCTTCCTGCGCGCCGGCCGCCTGCGCCCCGGGAAGGCCGCGCTCCACCTGGCGCGTCCCCTGCTCTGGCCCGGCGATCCGAAGCAGTGGCAGAGCCTGGTGATGAACCTCCTCGAAAACGCCTGCAAGGCCGCTCCGGACGGCCCGGTGCGTCTGGAGGCCGACGGCGAGCGGCTCAGCGTGAGCAACGGCGGCGCGCCGCCCGCGGAGGCGCTGCTGCGGGCGCTCGCCGACGGCGTGGCGCCGCCCGCACGGGCCGACGGGCACGGCCAGGGCCTCGGCCTCATCCTCGCCGCGGCCAGCGCTCTGCATCTGCGCGTGGAGCCGGCGCTGGAGCCCGGCCGCTTCACGCTGAACCTGTTCCGCGCGGTCGCCGGCGCGCCGTCCCTGCTCCTCGTCGAGGACGACGAGGACCTGCGCGCCATGCTCGCGGAGTACCTCCGCGCCGAGGGCTTTCGGGTCGAGGCGAGCGCGGACGCCGCCGAGCTCGCGCCCGCGGCGGGCCGCTACCGGGCCGTGGTCGCCGACCTCAACCTGCCCGGCACGGGGGGCGGCGCGCTGCTCGCCGCCTGGCGAGCGGCCGATCCGGGGCTCGTCACGGTCCTGCTCACGGGCGACAGCGAGGCGCAGGAGCGGGACTGGCCAGGTGTGGACGCGGTGCTCATCAAGCCGGGACTCGGCCGGCTGCTGGAGTTGCTGGCGCCGCTGAAGGGGGACGGACGGTGA